One Microplitis mediator isolate UGA2020A chromosome 3, iyMicMedi2.1, whole genome shotgun sequence DNA segment encodes these proteins:
- the LOC130665283 gene encoding uncharacterized protein LOC130665283: MYKCARHRADRAQQLMGQLPVSRVTPSPALTHTGADYAGPITLKNWRRRGAKTYKGWICVFVCLSTSAVHLEVVSDYSSSGFIAALYSDFGTTFKGAETDLNRRFTQGTQESREILDHIMVNSIAWHFNPPAALHMGGKWEATVKSLKHHLTRTVGESSFTYEKFTTLLTQIEAILNSRQLEPLTEDPDDIDALTPGHFLIGRALNVIPEPALIDTNSSRLSRWQFLQQRIQQFWNHWSTSYLQRQLAITKWQRPTHQIQVGSLVLPTDERFPPTRSPLARFIALHPGKDG, from the coding sequence ATGTATAAATGCGCACGACATCGTGCTGATAGAGCTCAACAACTCATGGGTCAGCTACCAGTATCACGAGTCACTCCATCACCTGCACTCACACACACTGGAGCTGACTATGCTGGTCCAATAACACTTAAAAATTGGAGACGTAGAGGAGCAAAAACATACAAAGGCTGGATTTGTGTTTTTGTCTGCCTGTCTACGTCAGCAGTACATCTAGAGGTAGTCAGCGACTACAGTTCTAGTGGGTTCATCGCAGCACTCTACAGCGATTTCGGAACGACGTTTAAAGGCGCTGAAACTGATCTCAACCGTCGGTTCACTCAAGGAACTCAAGAGTCAAGAGAAATACTGGATCACATAATGGTGAACAGTATTGCTTGGCATTTCAATCCACCAGCAGCTCTACACATGGGTGGAAAGTGGGAAGCTACTGTCAAATCACTCAAACACCATCTTACTCGAACAGTGGGAGAGTCTTCATTTACGTATGAAAAATTTACGACTCTTCTTACGCAAATTGAAGCTATATTGAATTCAAGACAATTGGAGCCACTCACGGAAGATCCAGATGACATTGATGCACTCACTCCTGGTCACTTCTTGATTGGACGAGCACTCAATGTGATTCCTGAACCAGCACTCATCGATACAAATAGTTCTCGATTGTCAAGATGGCAATTTCTACAACAACGTATTCAACAGTTCTGGAATCATTGGTCTACAAGTTATCTGCAAAGACAACTGGCAATTACCAAGTGGCAACGTCCAACTCATCAAATTCAAGTTGGATCACTTGTATTACCCACTGACGAAAGGTTTCCACCAACCAGGTCGCCGCTCGCTCGTTTCATCGCACTCCACCCTGGCAAAGATGGATGA